Proteins found in one Zea mays cultivar B73 chromosome 1, Zm-B73-REFERENCE-NAM-5.0, whole genome shotgun sequence genomic segment:
- the LOC100273620 gene encoding Probable 2-oxoglutarate-dependent dioxygenase At5g05600-like, protein MLDVDATSSAVAAACREWGFFQAVNHGVRPELLRGARAAWRGFFRQPAEVRERYANSPATYEGYGSRLGTAKGGPLDWGDYYFLHLLPASLKSHEKWPSLPSSLRGATEEYGEEVLQLCRRVMRLLSSGLGLEAGRLQAAFGGEGGEGACLRVNFYPQCPQPELTLGVAGHSDPGGMTMLLVDDHVKGLQVRSPDGQWIVVEPVPDAFIVNVGDQIQVLSNAAYKSVEHRVTVSAAEDRLSMAFFYNPRSDLPIAPMAELVGPDRPALYPEMTFDEYRVFIRQRGLAGKAQLESLQVKATAGGGGCSAAAASSTS, encoded by the exons ATGCTAGACGTGGACGCGACATCCAGCGCCGTGGCGGCGGCGTGCCGGGAGTGGGGCTTTTTCCAGGCAGTGAACCACGGCGTCCGCCCGGAGCTGCTGCGCGGCGCGCGCGCGGCGTGGCGTGGCTTCTTCCGGCAGCCCGCGGAGGTGCGCGAGCGTTACGCGAACTCGCCGGCGACGTACGAGGGCTACGGCAGCCGCCTCGGCACCGCCAAGGGCGGCCCGCTGGACTGGGGCGACTACTACTTCCTCCATCTGCTGCCGGCTTCCCTCAAGAGCCACGAGAAGTGGCCTTCCCTGCCTTCCTCCCTACg GGGGGCAACGGAGGAGTACGGCGAGGAAGTGTTGCAGCTGTGCCGGAGGGTGATGCGGCTGCTCTCCAGCGGGCTGGGGCTGGAAGCCGGGAGACTGCAGGCGGCGTTCGGCGGAGAGGGCGGCGAAGGGGCGTGCTTGCGGGTCAACTTCTACCCGCAGTGCCCGCAGCCAGAGCTGACGCTGGGCGTAGCGGGGCACTCCGACCCCGGCGGCATGACCATGCTGCTGGTGGACGACCACGTCAAGGGCCTGCAGGTAAGGAGCCCCGACGGCCAGTGGATCGTCGTCGAACCCGTCCCCGACGCCTTCATCGTCAACGTCGGCGACCAGATCCAG GTGCTGAGCAACGCGGCATACAAGAGCGTGGAGCACCGGGTGACGGTAAGCGCGGCAGAGGACCGGCTGTCTATGGCTTTCTTCTACAACCCGCGAAGCGACCTGCCCATCGCGCCGATGGCGGAGCTGGTGGGGCCCGACCGCCCGGCGCTGTACCCGGAGATGACCTTCGACGAGTACCGTGTTTTTATCCGGCAACGTGGTTTGGCCGGCAAGGCGCAGCTTGAGTCCCTGCAGGTCAAAGCCACCGCCGGCGGAGGAGGCTGTAGCGCTGCAGCTGCCTCCTCCACCAGCTAG